The following coding sequences lie in one Musa acuminata AAA Group cultivar baxijiao chromosome BXJ1-8, Cavendish_Baxijiao_AAA, whole genome shotgun sequence genomic window:
- the LOC135581180 gene encoding UDP-glucuronate:xylan alpha-glucuronosyltransferase 1-like isoform X2: MDVGRIWDKSKPDSRYLSNSNVDWAQISKCAEAMDSSKGNMKIGLLNFNISEINHWHQLLPNAGFSVIQLDYADSNITWDVLYPEWIDEEEESEVPSCPKLPEPKFSKGFRFDLIAVKLPCSSSASWSRDVARLHLQLTAAKVAAVSSGDQYPVHVLFVTSCFPIPNLFTCKNLVMREGDMWLYKPDLQLLKEKLQLPVGSCELALPLEAKERPFSYTPHREAYATILHSANVYVCGAIAAAQSIRLAGSKRDLVILVDETVSDHHRSGLEAAGWKIKTITRIRNPKAEHDAYNEWNYSKFRLWQLTEYDKVIFIDADLLVLRNIDFLFTMPEITATGNNVTFFNSGVMVIEPSNCTFQLLMDHINEIESYNGGDQGYLNEVFTWWHRIPRRMNFLKHYWIGDEKEIKEMKTHLFGADPPVLYVLHYLGLKPWLCFRDYDCNWNVDIMQEFASDVAHTTWWKVHDVMPKHLQSFCLLRTKQKAALEWDRRQAKKANYSDGHWRRKITDPRLKKCFEDFCYWQSMLWHWGDPNWSDENLTSNSLAKLPSL, translated from the exons ATGGATGTTGGACGGATTTGGGACAAATCCAAACCTGATTCGCGATATTTGTCGAATTCAAATGTTGATTGGGCTCAAATTTCAAAATGTGCGGAAGCGATGGACTCCAGTAAAGGAAATATGAAGATTGGCTTACTGAATTTTAACATTTCTGAGATCAACCATTGGCACCAGCTCTTACCAAACGCAGGATTTTCTGTCATACAACTTGATTATGCAGATAGTAATATTACTTGGGATGTACTGTATCCTGAATGGATtgacgaggaagaagaatccgagGTCCCCTCTTGTCCAAAACTTCCTGAACCGAAGTTCTCTAAAGGTTTCCGTTTTGACCTCATCGCCGTCAAGCTTCCTTGCAGTAGCTCAGCCAGCTGGTCAAGAGATGTTGCTCGGTTGCATTTGCAGCTTACAGCTGCTAAGGTTGCTGCAGTTTCTTCAGGAGATCAGTACCCTGTGCATGTGCTTTTTGTGACCAGCTGTTTTCCAATCCCAAACCTATTTACATGCAAGAACCTCGTCATGCGAGAGGGAGATATGTGGTTATACAAACCAGACCTGCAACTGTTAAAGGAGAAGTTACAGCTTCCTGTTGGATCATGTGAGCTCGCACTCCCACTTGAAGCAAAAG AACGGCCGTTTTCCTATACTCCTCACCGAGAAGCATATGCCACCATTCTCCACTCTGCCAATGTTTATGTATGTGGTGCTATTGCTGCAGCCCAAAGTATCCGTTTAGCAGGATCAAAGAGAGACCTAGTTATACTTGTTGATGAAACAGTCAGTGATCACCACAGAAGCGGTCTTGAAGCTGCAGGATGGAAGATAAAAACAATCACCAGGATCCGAAATCCTAAGGCCGAGCATGATGCTTACAATGAGTGGAATTACAGCAAATTCAGGCTCTGGCAGCTCACAGAGTATGACAAGGTCATATTTATCGATGCTGACCTTCTTGTCCTAAGAAACATCGATTTCTTGTTCACTATGCCTGAAATCACTGCAACAGGGAACAATGTAACATTTTTCAACTCTGGTGTAATGGTTATTGAGCCTTCAAACTGCACATTTCagttgttaatggatcatatcaatGAGATAGAGTCCTACAATGGTGGGGATCAGGGTTACTTGAATGAAGTCTTTACATGGTGGCACCGTATACCAAGGCGCATGAACTTCTTGAAGCATTATTGGATTGGTGATGAGAAGgagattaaagagatgaagactcATTTGTTTGGTGCTGATCCGCCAGTTCTTTATGTTCTCCACTATTTGGGTCTAAAGCCATGGCTGTGTTTCCGGGACTATGATTGCAATTGGAATGTGGACATAATGCAGGAATTCGCAAGTGATGTGGCACACACAACATGGTGGAAAGTGCACGATGTGATGCCGAAACACTTGCAGAGCTTCTGTCTTCTGAGAACAAAGCAAAAAGCTGCCTTGGAGTGGGATCGGAGGCAGGCGAAGAAGGCAAATTATTCCGACGGCCATTGGAGAAGAAAAATAACTGACCCTCGTCTGAAAAAGTGTTTCGAAGATTTTTGTTACTGGCAGAGCATGTTGTGGCATTGGGGTGATCCCAACTGGTCAGATGAGAACTTGACATCCAACTCCCTTGCAAAACTACCCAGTTTATAG
- the LOC135588520 gene encoding uncharacterized protein C57A10.07-like, whose protein sequence is MKNQSFGSGSPKSYHGYPRGDFDLESGSFRKSFRKPKNSSRIGPIRMMNSIANRIHYFYKLHPVAVFLSSLAFGVAILIVLSMYESRIRMMGFRRDGDLSSGSYPLANLRNLVMVAGHSIYTSTSCGKIDSEDSWFLEPYQKNPGQAATFLAHIQEGVESAAKDEGALLLFSGGETRKDAGPRSEAQSYWAVAESKGWFGKQDNIRSRAHTEEHARDSFENLLFSVCRFRELTGSYPQNITVVSYDFKKERFAHLHRLAIGFPEERFFYTGTPAAPGAKEAAEKGEAFVRAQFQEDPYGCLGSLHRKRLKRDPFHRFIPYPNGCPELKSLFGYCGPVPYPGTLPWIR, encoded by the exons atgaaaaaCCAGTCATTTGGGTCAGGAAGCCCCAAATCCTATCATGGCTACCCCAGGGGTGACTTCGATTTGGAATCCGGAAGCTTTCGCAAGAGCTTCCGAAAGCCTAAGAACTCATCACGAATTGGTCCCATCAGGATGATGAATTCCATTGCCAACCGCATTCATTATTTTTACAAGCTTCATCCTGTTGCAGTCTTTCTTTCCTCCTTGGCCTTTGGTGTGGCCATTCTGATAGTGCTTTCGATGTACGAAAGCCGAATTAGAATGATGGGTTTCCGGAGGGACGGTGACTTGAGTTCGGGTTCTTATCCATTGGCAAATCTCCGTAATCTTGTGATGGTTGCTGGGCATTCAATCTATACGAGCACTAGCTGTGGGAAGATTGACAGTGAGGATTCGTGGTTTCTGGAACCGTATCAGAAGAACCCTGGGCAAGCAGCTACTTTCTTGGCACATATACAGGAGGGAGTGGAGAGTGCAGCTAAGGATGAGGGAGCACTGCTCTTGTTCAGCGGTGGGGAAACTCGGAAGGATGCTGGCCCTCGCAGTGAAGCACAGAGCTATTGGGCTGTTGCAGAATCCAAAGGATGGTTTG GAAAGCAAGATAATATCAGGAGTAGAGCGCACACAGAGGAGCATGCAAGAGATAGCTTTGAGAACCTTCTTTTTAGTGTTTGTCGTTTTCGCGAACTTACAGGCAGTTATCCTCAAAATATTACT GTTGTAAGCTATGACTTCAAGAAAGAAAGGTTCGCTCATTTGCACCGTTTAGCAATAGGATTCCCGGAAGAGAGGTTCTTCTACACCGGTACTCCTGCTGCTCCGGGCGCAAAGGAGGCAGCGGAGAAAGGTGAGGCCTTTGTCCGGGCCCAGTTTCAAGAAGACCCTTATGGATGTTTAGGTTCACTTCACAGGAAGAGACTAAAGAGAGATCCATTTCACCGGTTTATCCCTTATCCTAATGGCTGCCCTGAATTGAAAAGCTTATTCGGCTACTGCGGTCCAGTTCCTTATCCCGGCACACTTCCTTGGATCCGGTAG
- the LOC135581180 gene encoding putative UDP-glucuronate:xylan alpha-glucuronosyltransferase 3 isoform X1, with translation MRGVVGAAGGGHVEARHRSVGSPVYGNKRRSHKSSDFKQADRPFNNLFTERSSAWKIYSLKLVLIIIVCGTFLTLLHPPAAYHNEHSLHAGSRFMDVGRIWDKSKPDSRYLSNSNVDWAQISKCAEAMDSSKGNMKIGLLNFNISEINHWHQLLPNAGFSVIQLDYADSNITWDVLYPEWIDEEEESEVPSCPKLPEPKFSKGFRFDLIAVKLPCSSSASWSRDVARLHLQLTAAKVAAVSSGDQYPVHVLFVTSCFPIPNLFTCKNLVMREGDMWLYKPDLQLLKEKLQLPVGSCELALPLEAKERPFSYTPHREAYATILHSANVYVCGAIAAAQSIRLAGSKRDLVILVDETVSDHHRSGLEAAGWKIKTITRIRNPKAEHDAYNEWNYSKFRLWQLTEYDKVIFIDADLLVLRNIDFLFTMPEITATGNNVTFFNSGVMVIEPSNCTFQLLMDHINEIESYNGGDQGYLNEVFTWWHRIPRRMNFLKHYWIGDEKEIKEMKTHLFGADPPVLYVLHYLGLKPWLCFRDYDCNWNVDIMQEFASDVAHTTWWKVHDVMPKHLQSFCLLRTKQKAALEWDRRQAKKANYSDGHWRRKITDPRLKKCFEDFCYWQSMLWHWGDPNWSDENLTSNSLAKLPSL, from the exons ATGCGAGGGGTTGTGGGCGCTGCCGGTGGCGGCCACGTCGAGGCCAGGCATCGATCCGTCGGGAGTCC TGTTTACGGAAACAAAAGAAGGTCCCACAAGAGCAGTGACTTCAAACAAGCTGACAGGCCATTCAACAATCTTTTTACAGAGAGGAGTTCAGCCTGGAAGATATATTCTTTGAAACTTGTCTTGATAATCATTGTCTGTGGCACCTTTTTAACTCTTCTCCACCCTCCAGCAGCTTATCATAATGAGCATTCCTTGCATGCTGGTTCTAG GTTTATGGATGTTGGACGGATTTGGGACAAATCCAAACCTGATTCGCGATATTTGTCGAATTCAAATGTTGATTGGGCTCAAATTTCAAAATGTGCGGAAGCGATGGACTCCAGTAAAGGAAATATGAAGATTGGCTTACTGAATTTTAACATTTCTGAGATCAACCATTGGCACCAGCTCTTACCAAACGCAGGATTTTCTGTCATACAACTTGATTATGCAGATAGTAATATTACTTGGGATGTACTGTATCCTGAATGGATtgacgaggaagaagaatccgagGTCCCCTCTTGTCCAAAACTTCCTGAACCGAAGTTCTCTAAAGGTTTCCGTTTTGACCTCATCGCCGTCAAGCTTCCTTGCAGTAGCTCAGCCAGCTGGTCAAGAGATGTTGCTCGGTTGCATTTGCAGCTTACAGCTGCTAAGGTTGCTGCAGTTTCTTCAGGAGATCAGTACCCTGTGCATGTGCTTTTTGTGACCAGCTGTTTTCCAATCCCAAACCTATTTACATGCAAGAACCTCGTCATGCGAGAGGGAGATATGTGGTTATACAAACCAGACCTGCAACTGTTAAAGGAGAAGTTACAGCTTCCTGTTGGATCATGTGAGCTCGCACTCCCACTTGAAGCAAAAG AACGGCCGTTTTCCTATACTCCTCACCGAGAAGCATATGCCACCATTCTCCACTCTGCCAATGTTTATGTATGTGGTGCTATTGCTGCAGCCCAAAGTATCCGTTTAGCAGGATCAAAGAGAGACCTAGTTATACTTGTTGATGAAACAGTCAGTGATCACCACAGAAGCGGTCTTGAAGCTGCAGGATGGAAGATAAAAACAATCACCAGGATCCGAAATCCTAAGGCCGAGCATGATGCTTACAATGAGTGGAATTACAGCAAATTCAGGCTCTGGCAGCTCACAGAGTATGACAAGGTCATATTTATCGATGCTGACCTTCTTGTCCTAAGAAACATCGATTTCTTGTTCACTATGCCTGAAATCACTGCAACAGGGAACAATGTAACATTTTTCAACTCTGGTGTAATGGTTATTGAGCCTTCAAACTGCACATTTCagttgttaatggatcatatcaatGAGATAGAGTCCTACAATGGTGGGGATCAGGGTTACTTGAATGAAGTCTTTACATGGTGGCACCGTATACCAAGGCGCATGAACTTCTTGAAGCATTATTGGATTGGTGATGAGAAGgagattaaagagatgaagactcATTTGTTTGGTGCTGATCCGCCAGTTCTTTATGTTCTCCACTATTTGGGTCTAAAGCCATGGCTGTGTTTCCGGGACTATGATTGCAATTGGAATGTGGACATAATGCAGGAATTCGCAAGTGATGTGGCACACACAACATGGTGGAAAGTGCACGATGTGATGCCGAAACACTTGCAGAGCTTCTGTCTTCTGAGAACAAAGCAAAAAGCTGCCTTGGAGTGGGATCGGAGGCAGGCGAAGAAGGCAAATTATTCCGACGGCCATTGGAGAAGAAAAATAACTGACCCTCGTCTGAAAAAGTGTTTCGAAGATTTTTGTTACTGGCAGAGCATGTTGTGGCATTGGGGTGATCCCAACTGGTCAGATGAGAACTTGACATCCAACTCCCTTGCAAAACTACCCAGTTTATAG